In Equus caballus isolate H_3958 breed thoroughbred chromosome 7, TB-T2T, whole genome shotgun sequence, one DNA window encodes the following:
- the OR8B1Z gene encoding olfactory receptor family 8 subfamily B member 1Z, giving the protein MASGNRSFMTEFTLLGLTDQPYLQLPLFFLFLVMYIFTALGNLGMMILIGLNSNLHTPMYFFLFNLSFIDFFYSSVFTPKMLVNFISKENIISYMGCMTQLYFFCFFGISECYVLTSMAYDRYVAIRKPLLYSVVMSHKVCSSLMLGSYLMAFSGAMAHIGCMLTLTFCDANTINHYFCDIFPLLQLSCTSTYVNELEVFIVVGINVIVPSVTIFVSYGFILSSILHISSTEGRSKAFGTCSSHIIAISIFFGSGAFMYLKPSSAASMNEGKISSVFYTNTVPLMNPLIYSLRNKDVKLALRKTQDKVLIRFSICLCT; this is encoded by the coding sequence ATGGCTTCTGGAAATCGTTCCTTCATGACAGAATTCACTCTATTGGGATTAACAGATCAACCATATCTTCAACTTCCCCTGTTCTTCCTGTTTCTAGTAATGTATATATTCACTGCATTGGGAAACTTGGGTATGATGATTTTAATTGGGCTGAATTCAAACCTACACACCCCaatgtactttttcctttttaatttgtccttcatagatttcttttattcatctgtttttaCACCCAAAATGCTAGTTAACTTCATATCTAAGGAGAATATTATCTCCTACATGGGGTGCATGACACAGCtttactttttctgcttttttggtATTTCTGAATGCTATGTGCTGACATCAATGGCCtatgatcgctatgtggccatccGTAAACCACTTTTGTATAGCGTTGTCATGTCCCATAAAGTGTGTTCCAGCCTTATGCTTGGTTCATACTTGATGGCATTTTCTGGTGCCATGGCCCACATTGGATGTATGCTGACACTGACGTTCTGTGATGCAAATACCATCAACCATTATTTCTGTGACatcttccctctgctccagctctcGTGCACGAGCACCTACGTCAATGAGCTGGAAGTTTTCATTGTGGTGGGCATCAATGTCATTGTGCCCAGTGTCACCATTTTTGTCTCTTATGGTTTCATCCTCTCCAGCATCCTTCACATCAGTTCCACAGAGGGCAGGTCCAAAGCATTCGGTACCTGCAGTTCCCACATAATTGCcatttctatcttctttggaTCAGGTGCATTTATGTATCTCAAGCCATCTTCTGCTGCATCtatgaatgaaggaaaaatatcttCTGTCTTTTATACCAATACGGTTCCCTTGATGAATCCGTTAATTTATAGCCTGAGAAATAAAGATGTTAAACTTGCTCTGAGAAAGACTCAGGATAAAGTTTTGATCAGATTCAGTATCTGTCTTTGCACGTAG
- the OR8G54 gene encoding olfactory receptor family 8 subfamily G member 54 isoform X1 encodes MSIRNHSTVTEFILAGLTEQPELQLPLFFLFLGIYVVTVVGNLGMITLIRLSSHLHTPMYYFLSSLSLIDFCQSSIVTPKMLVNFVTERNVISYPACMTQLYFFLVFVISECHMLAVMAHNCYVAICNPLLYNVTMSNQICFRMAVGVYIIGLTGATAHTGFMLRVLFCKADIINHYFCDIFPLLELSCSSTYINEVVVLCFSAFNILTPTVAILVSYVFIIASILRIHSTEGRSKAFGTCSSHISAVAIFFGSAAFMYLQPSSVSSMDQGKVSSVFYTVMVAMLNPLIYSLRNKDVRIVLNKILEKRSFL; translated from the exons ATGAGCATAA GAAATCATTCCACAGTGACTGAGTTCATCCTCGCTGGACTAACAGAACAGCCGGAACTCCAGTTgccccttttcttcctcttcctaggAATATATGTGGTCACGGTGGTGGGGAACCTGGGCATGATCACACTGATAAGACTAAGTTCTCACctgcacacccccatgtactaTTTCCTCAGCAGCTTGTCTTTAATAGATTTTTGCCAGTCCTCCATCGTCACACCCAAAATGCTGGTGAACTTTGTAACAGAGAGGAATGTTATCTCTTACCCTGCATGCATGACTCAactctatttctttcttgtttttgttatATCAGAATGTCATATGTTGGCTGTAATGGCACACAATTGCTATGTAGCCATCTGTAACCCATTGCTTTACAATGTCACCATGTCTAATCAGATCTGCTTCAGGATGGCAGTTGGGGTGTATATCATTGGCTTGACGGGTGCCACAGCTCACACGGGCTTCATGCTAAGAGTACTTTTCTGCAAGGCTGATATAATTAACCATTACTTCTGTGACATTTTTCCACTACTGGAGCTCTCCTGCTCCAGTACTTACATCAATGAGGTGGTAGTTTTGTGTTTCAGTGCCTTTAATATCCTTACCCCAACTGTGGCCATCCTTGTCTCTTATGTCTTCATCATTGCCAGCATCCTCCGCATCCACTCAACTGAGGGAAGATCCAAAGCCTTTGGCACATGCAGCTCCCACATCTCAGCCGTTGCTATCTTCTTTGGCTCTGCGGCATTCATGTACTTACAGCCATCATCAGTCAGTTCTATGGACCAAGGGAAAGTGTCTTCAGTGTTTTACACCGTGATGGTGGCCATGCTGAACCCTttgatctacagcctgaggaataAAGATGTCAGGATAGTCCTAAATAAAATCCTTGAAAAAAGAAGTTTCCtttga
- the OR8G54 gene encoding olfactory receptor family 8 subfamily G member 54, producing MVAGNHSTVTEFILAGLTEQPELQLPLFFLFLGIYVVTVVGNLGMITLIRLSSHLHTPMYYFLSSLSLIDFCQSSIVTPKMLVNFVTERNVISYPACMTQLYFFLVFVISECHMLAVMAHNCYVAICNPLLYNVTMSNQICFRMAVGVYIIGLTGATAHTGFMLRVLFCKADIINHYFCDIFPLLELSCSSTYINEVVVLCFSAFNILTPTVAILVSYVFIIASILRIHSTEGRSKAFGTCSSHISAVAIFFGSAAFMYLQPSSVSSMDQGKVSSVFYTVMVAMLNPLIYSLRNKDVRIVLNKILEKRSFL from the coding sequence ATGGTAGCAGGAAATCATTCCACAGTGACTGAGTTCATCCTCGCTGGACTAACAGAACAGCCGGAACTCCAGTTgccccttttcttcctcttcctaggAATATATGTGGTCACGGTGGTGGGGAACCTGGGCATGATCACACTGATAAGACTAAGTTCTCACctgcacacccccatgtactaTTTCCTCAGCAGCTTGTCTTTAATAGATTTTTGCCAGTCCTCCATCGTCACACCCAAAATGCTGGTGAACTTTGTAACAGAGAGGAATGTTATCTCTTACCCTGCATGCATGACTCAactctatttctttcttgtttttgttatATCAGAATGTCATATGTTGGCTGTAATGGCACACAATTGCTATGTAGCCATCTGTAACCCATTGCTTTACAATGTCACCATGTCTAATCAGATCTGCTTCAGGATGGCAGTTGGGGTGTATATCATTGGCTTGACGGGTGCCACAGCTCACACGGGCTTCATGCTAAGAGTACTTTTCTGCAAGGCTGATATAATTAACCATTACTTCTGTGACATTTTTCCACTACTGGAGCTCTCCTGCTCCAGTACTTACATCAATGAGGTGGTAGTTTTGTGTTTCAGTGCCTTTAATATCCTTACCCCAACTGTGGCCATCCTTGTCTCTTATGTCTTCATCATTGCCAGCATCCTCCGCATCCACTCAACTGAGGGAAGATCCAAAGCCTTTGGCACATGCAGCTCCCACATCTCAGCCGTTGCTATCTTCTTTGGCTCTGCGGCATTCATGTACTTACAGCCATCATCAGTCAGTTCTATGGACCAAGGGAAAGTGTCTTCAGTGTTTTACACCGTGATGGTGGCCATGCTGAACCCTttgatctacagcctgaggaataAAGATGTCAGGATAGTCCTAAATAAAATCCTTGAAAAAAGAAGTTTCCtttga